From one Gemmobacter sp. genomic stretch:
- the pstA gene encoding phosphate ABC transporter permease PstA encodes MTDATLQGAQHGSLFAADARTRRRRASEARFRAYGLGAVILSVLALVFLLSSVLGSGLGAFRQTVIRLDITLDPAIVAPKGTDPAELARVTTIGYGRLLDQEVIQELRGKGVDTADMSAKDISAMLSKEAAADLRRMVLANPALVGQSVTFDAYANGRIDGYFKGRVTMESAQLDSNVTPEQLQMADRMRDAGILRLAFNPRFLTAPDASELRPEVAGLGVAILGSAYMMLIVLVLSLPLGVAASIYLEEFAPKNKLTDLIEVNISNLAAVPSIVFGILGLAIFINFAGLPQSAPIVGGLVLTLMTLPTIIISTRAALKAVPPSIRDAALGVGASKMQAIFHHVLPLAAPGILTGTIIGLAQALGETAPLLLIGMVAFVRDYPGAPPEGFFDPASALPVQVYNFTTRADPAFMERASGAIIVLLVFLILMNAVAIVLRRRFERRW; translated from the coding sequence ATGACCGACGCGACCCTGCAAGGGGCGCAGCACGGCTCGCTGTTCGCGGCCGATGCCCGCACCCGCCGCCGCCGCGCATCCGAGGCCCGGTTCCGCGCCTATGGCCTTGGCGCCGTGATCCTCTCGGTTCTGGCGCTGGTCTTTCTGCTCAGCTCGGTTCTGGGCAGCGGCCTGGGCGCCTTCCGCCAGACGGTGATCCGGCTGGACATCACGCTGGACCCCGCGATCGTGGCGCCCAAGGGCACCGATCCGGCCGAACTGGCCAGGGTCACGACCATCGGCTACGGCCGTCTGCTGGATCAGGAAGTCATCCAGGAACTGCGCGGCAAGGGCGTGGATACCGCCGACATGTCGGCCAAGGACATCAGCGCGATGCTGTCCAAGGAAGCCGCCGCCGACCTGCGCCGCATGGTGCTGGCCAATCCCGCACTGGTCGGGCAAAGCGTGACGTTCGATGCCTATGCGAATGGCCGGATCGACGGCTACTTCAAGGGCCGCGTCACGATGGAAAGCGCGCAGCTGGACAGCAACGTCACGCCCGAACAGCTGCAAATGGCCGACCGGATGCGCGATGCGGGCATCCTGCGGCTGGCCTTCAACCCGCGTTTCCTGACCGCCCCCGATGCGTCCGAACTGCGGCCCGAAGTCGCCGGTCTGGGCGTGGCGATCCTGGGATCGGCCTACATGATGCTGATCGTGCTGGTGCTGTCGCTGCCGCTGGGCGTTGCCGCCTCGATCTACCTTGAGGAATTCGCGCCCAAGAACAAGCTGACCGACCTGATCGAGGTCAACATCTCGAACCTGGCCGCCGTGCCGTCCATCGTGTTCGGCATCCTGGGCCTGGCGATCTTCATCAACTTTGCCGGCCTGCCGCAATCGGCGCCCATCGTCGGCGGCCTTGTGCTGACGCTGATGACGCTGCCGACCATCATCATCTCGACCCGCGCGGCGCTGAAAGCCGTGCCGCCCAGCATCCGCGATGCGGCGCTGGGGGTGGGCGCATCCAAGATGCAGGCGATCTTTCACCACGTCCTGCCGCTGGCGGCACCCGGCATCCTGACCGGCACCATCATCGGGCTGGCGCAGGCGCTGGGGGAAACCGCGCCGCTGCTGCTGATCGGCATGGTGGCCTTTGTGCGCGACTATCCCGGTGCCCCGCCCGAAGGGTTCTTTGACCCGGCATCCGCCCTGCCCGTGCAGGTCTACAACTTCACGACCCGCGCCGATCCGGCCTTCATGGAGCGCGCCTCTGGTGCCATCATCGTGCTGCTGGTCTTCCTGATCCTGATGAACGCCGTCGCCATCGTCCTGCGCCGCCGTTTCGAACGCCGCTGGTAA
- the pstC gene encoding phosphate ABC transporter permease subunit PstC — protein MSVGILILIILGIGIAGFFLGRRRALARAAAEGRRLHSLPAYYGQSVFLFATVPALLLLGAWLLLQPVLIEGSAAARITAADIPDGSSHSLVMADVRRIAGGLEALKAQGNLSDSDLDRMRADMTDIRGRLASVGVAVGEAVRPNVFEAAKTLASAQATSRLMMTLAVLALSAIGAGLAFVRIKPEARARNIVEQFVLSLLVGSSLIAILTTAGIVGSLLFETIHFFQLYPARDFFLSLTWNPQFRGGSELGLWPLLWGTLYVSFIALLVSVPLGLLAAIYLSEYAGKKMRAVAKPAIEILAGIPTIVYGLFALITVGPLLRDWIAQPMGFGSSSSSVLTAGLVMGIMLIPFVSSLSDDIINAVPQAMRDGSYGLGANQSETIRQVILPAALPGVVGAILLAASRAIGETMIVVMGAGAAARLDLNPFEAMTTITVKIVSQLTGDTEFASPETLVAFALGLTLFVFTLGLNVLALVIVRKYREQYE, from the coding sequence ATGTCCGTCGGCATCCTGATTTTGATCATCCTAGGCATCGGCATTGCCGGGTTCTTCCTCGGCCGTCGGCGGGCATTGGCCCGCGCTGCCGCCGAAGGGCGCCGCCTGCATTCGCTGCCGGCCTATTACGGCCAGTCCGTATTCCTGTTCGCCACCGTGCCCGCGCTGCTGCTGCTGGGCGCCTGGCTGCTGTTGCAACCCGTGCTGATCGAGGGCAGCGCCGCCGCCCGGATCACCGCCGCCGATATTCCCGACGGATCCAGCCACAGCCTGGTGATGGCCGATGTGCGCCGCATCGCCGGCGGGCTGGAGGCGCTGAAGGCGCAGGGCAACCTGTCCGATAGCGATCTGGACCGCATGCGCGCCGACATGACCGACATCCGCGGCCGCCTGGCCTCGGTCGGGGTCGCGGTGGGCGAGGCGGTGCGCCCCAATGTGTTCGAGGCCGCCAAGACGCTGGCCAGCGCGCAAGCCACCTCGCGGCTGATGATGACGCTGGCCGTGCTGGCCCTGTCGGCCATCGGCGCGGGGCTGGCCTTTGTGCGCATCAAACCCGAAGCGCGCGCGCGCAACATCGTGGAACAGTTCGTGCTGTCGCTGCTGGTCGGATCGTCGCTGATCGCCATCCTGACCACCGCCGGCATCGTCGGGTCGCTGCTGTTCGAAACGATCCACTTCTTCCAGCTGTATCCGGCGCGCGACTTCTTCCTGTCGCTGACCTGGAACCCGCAATTCCGCGGCGGGTCGGAACTGGGCCTGTGGCCGCTGCTGTGGGGCACGCTGTATGTGTCGTTCATCGCGCTGCTGGTGTCGGTGCCGCTGGGGCTGCTGGCCGCGATCTATCTGTCGGAATATGCCGGCAAGAAGATGCGCGCCGTTGCCAAGCCCGCGATCGAGATTCTGGCCGGCATCCCGACCATCGTCTACGGCCTGTTCGCCCTGATCACCGTGGGCCCGCTGCTGCGCGACTGGATCGCCCAGCCGATGGGCTTTGGGTCGTCCTCGTCCTCGGTCCTCACCGCGGGGCTGGTGATGGGCATCATGCTGATCCCCTTCGTGTCCTCGCTGTCGGATGACATCATCAACGCCGTGCCGCAGGCGATGCGCGATGGGTCTTACGGGCTGGGCGCCAACCAGTCGGAAACCATCCGGCAGGTGATCCTGCCGGCCGCCCTGCCGGGCGTCGTGGGCGCCATCCTGCTGGCCGCCAGCCGCGCCATTGGCGAAACGATGATCGTGGTCATGGGCGCCGGGGCCGCCGCCAGGCTGGACCTGAACCCGTTCGAGGCGATGACGACGATCACCGTCAAGATCGTCAGCCAGCTGACCGGCGACACCGAATTCGCCAGCCCCGAAACGCTGGTGGCCTTTGCCCTGGGCCTGACGCTGTTCGTCTTTACCCTGGGCCTGAACGTTCTGGCGCTGGTAATCGTGCGCAAATACCGGGAGCAATACGAATGA
- a CDS encoding substrate-binding domain-containing protein, translating to MSFVKLSASALAIAAVSATAAMARDNVQTAGSSTVLPYATIVAEAFGENFDFPTPVVESGGSGAGRKKLCEGVGENTIDIANSSSRISQSDIDLCKANGVAEIMEVRFGYDGIVFASDIKGATFAFTPADWYNALAAKVVKDGKLVDNTAKNWSDVRADLPAQAITAFIPGTKHGTREVFDEKVLHAGCKASGAEDAFIAAAGGDKAAGKKGCLALRTDGVSVDIDGDYTETLARIDANKTAIGVFGLSFYQNNTDKLVVATMDGVTPSVDSVANGSYPVSRPLYFYVKKAHLGVIPGLKEYVEFFVSDDMAGPNGPLAAYGLVSDPELAATQAAVAAETPMGALK from the coding sequence TGTCCTTCGTGAAACTCTCGGCCTCGGCCCTTGCCATTGCCGCCGTGTCGGCGACCGCCGCCATGGCGCGCGACAACGTCCAGACCGCCGGTTCCTCGACCGTGCTGCCCTATGCGACCATCGTTGCCGAAGCCTTTGGCGAAAACTTCGATTTCCCGACCCCGGTCGTCGAATCGGGCGGTTCGGGCGCTGGCCGCAAGAAGCTGTGCGAAGGCGTGGGCGAAAACACCATCGACATCGCCAATTCGTCGTCGCGCATCAGCCAGTCGGACATCGACCTGTGCAAGGCCAACGGCGTGGCCGAGATCATGGAAGTGCGCTTCGGCTATGACGGCATCGTCTTCGCCAGCGACATCAAGGGCGCGACCTTCGCCTTTACCCCGGCCGACTGGTACAACGCCCTGGCCGCCAAGGTGGTGAAGGACGGCAAGCTGGTCGACAACACCGCGAAAAACTGGTCCGACGTGCGCGCCGACCTGCCGGCGCAGGCGATCACCGCCTTCATCCCGGGCACCAAGCACGGCACCCGCGAAGTGTTCGACGAAAAGGTGCTGCACGCCGGCTGCAAGGCCTCGGGCGCCGAGGATGCGTTCATCGCCGCCGCCGGTGGCGACAAGGCCGCCGGCAAGAAGGGTTGCCTGGCGCTGCGCACCGATGGCGTGTCGGTCGACATCGACGGCGACTACACCGAGACCCTGGCCCGCATCGACGCCAACAAGACCGCCATCGGCGTGTTCGGCCTGTCGTTCTACCAGAACAACACCGACAAGCTGGTCGTCGCCACCATGGATGGCGTGACGCCTTCGGTCGATTCGGTCGCCAACGGATCCTACCCGGTGTCGCGGCCGCTGTATTTCTACGTCAAGAAGGCGCACCTGGGCGTGATCCCCGGCCTGAAGGAATATGTTGAATTCTTCGTGTCGGACGATATGGCCGGCCCGAACGGCCCGCTGGCCGCCTATGGCCTGGTGTCCGACCCGGAACTGGCCGCGACCCAGGCCGCCGTGGCCGCCGAAACCCCGATGGGCGCGCTGAAGTGA